In the Colwellia sp. 20A7 genome, one interval contains:
- a CDS encoding proline--tRNA ligase has product MRTSQYLLSTLKETPASAEVISHQLMLRAGLVRNLASGLYTWLPTGLRVLKKVENIVREEMQRTNANEILMPMVQPADLWEESGRWDDYGPELLRLNDRHKRPFVLGPTHEEVITKLVANVVSSYKQLPLSLFQIQTKFRDEIRPRFGVMRSREFLMKDAYSFHLENDCLEKTYKTMFDAYCRIFDRLGLNYRPVLADSGSIGGDASHEFHVLADSGEDDIAFSDASDFAANVEKAEALAPTEQRAEPTQDLTKVATPNVASIEDVTDFLKVDVKNTVKTLLVCGVENEDGETPIIALVLRGDHQLNEIKAENLPQVLTPLTFATDEQIMSAANCKAGSIGPVGLDVKVIVDRTAAQLSDFICGANENDMHFTGVNWERDCSDIETADLRNVVEGDPSPCGQGKIIIKRGIEVGHIFQLGTKYAKAMNCTVLNEGGKNQTLTMGCYGIGISRIVAAAIEQNHDEYGIKWPEAIAPFQAAIVPMNMAKSARVKETAEALYETLKQANIEVLFDDRKERPGVMFADHELMGTPYLLIVGERNLDAQQVELKNRITGEKSLIAIDDVMSLFS; this is encoded by the coding sequence ATGCGTACCAGTCAATACTTACTGTCTACTTTAAAAGAAACTCCTGCTAGTGCAGAAGTGATTAGCCACCAATTAATGCTACGCGCTGGGCTGGTAAGGAATCTTGCCTCAGGCCTATACACATGGTTACCAACAGGTTTACGTGTATTAAAAAAAGTTGAAAATATTGTTCGTGAAGAAATGCAACGCACAAATGCTAATGAAATATTAATGCCTATGGTTCAGCCTGCTGATTTATGGGAAGAGTCGGGGCGTTGGGATGATTATGGTCCAGAATTATTACGATTAAATGATCGTCATAAGCGCCCTTTCGTTTTAGGTCCGACTCATGAAGAAGTGATCACAAAGTTAGTCGCCAATGTAGTAAGTAGTTATAAACAGCTGCCCCTGTCATTGTTTCAAATTCAAACTAAATTTCGCGATGAGATTAGACCTAGATTCGGTGTAATGCGTAGCCGTGAATTTCTAATGAAAGATGCGTATTCATTTCATTTAGAAAACGATTGTTTAGAAAAAACATATAAAACAATGTTTGATGCTTATTGTCGTATCTTTGATCGTTTAGGATTAAATTATCGCCCAGTTTTAGCTGATAGTGGTTCAATTGGTGGTGACGCAAGCCATGAATTTCATGTATTAGCTGATTCAGGTGAAGATGATATCGCTTTTAGTGACGCTAGTGACTTTGCTGCGAATGTTGAAAAAGCAGAAGCTTTAGCACCAACAGAGCAACGAGCAGAGCCAACACAAGATTTAACTAAAGTTGCTACCCCCAATGTGGCAAGTATTGAAGACGTTACTGACTTTTTAAAAGTAGATGTAAAAAATACAGTTAAAACTTTACTTGTTTGTGGTGTTGAAAATGAAGATGGTGAAACGCCTATTATTGCGCTTGTATTACGTGGTGATCATCAACTAAATGAAATAAAAGCAGAAAACTTACCGCAAGTATTAACGCCATTAACATTCGCAACTGATGAGCAAATAATGTCGGCTGCAAATTGTAAGGCAGGCTCTATAGGCCCTGTTGGACTAGATGTTAAAGTGATTGTCGATAGAACTGCAGCACAATTAAGTGACTTTATTTGTGGTGCTAATGAAAATGATATGCACTTTACCGGCGTAAACTGGGAAAGAGATTGTTCAGACATTGAAACTGCAGATTTACGTAATGTTGTTGAAGGTGATCCAAGCCCTTGTGGTCAAGGTAAAATAATTATAAAACGTGGTATTGAAGTCGGCCATATTTTCCAATTAGGTACCAAGTACGCTAAAGCAATGAACTGTACAGTTTTAAACGAGGGAGGCAAAAACCAAACGTTAACCATGGGTTGTTATGGTATTGGTATATCTCGTATCGTTGCTGCGGCAATAGAACAAAACCATGATGAATATGGCATTAAGTGGCCAGAAGCTATTGCGCCTTTCCAAGCAGCTATCGTCCCAATGAATATGGCAAAATCAGCACGCGTAAAAGAAACAGCTGAAGCGTTATATGAAACATTAAAACAAGCCAATATTGAAGTTTTATTCGACGATAGAAAAGAACGTCCAGGCGTTATGTTTGCTGATCATGAATTAATGGGTACACCATATTTGTTGATTGTTGGCGAACGCAACCTAGATGCTCAACAAGTAGAATTAAAAAACCGCATTACAGGTGAGAAATCACTTATTGCTATTGACGATGTTATGTCACTTTTTAGCTAA
- a CDS encoding DUF4136 domain-containing protein: protein MNAIKVTLVTVFVLLVASCASTYNVKVGSDKNENIDTANYKTFAWLTPAKIMAPAEDFNPVMKFRVDEAIEKAFIAKGYTLIAEAEKADFTISYTVGSRDKIKVSSYPSSYNASFGWGRRYYGGMFGRSIRDEVTVRQYTEGKLAIDVYDVKLRQPAWHGWATKRITSNDENGTSGIVKDAVNEVVTQFN from the coding sequence ATGAACGCTATAAAAGTAACATTAGTTACTGTATTCGTTTTACTTGTTGCAAGCTGTGCAAGTACTTATAACGTAAAAGTTGGCTCTGATAAGAATGAGAATATAGATACGGCGAACTATAAAACTTTTGCCTGGTTAACACCCGCTAAAATAATGGCACCAGCTGAGGATTTTAACCCGGTTATGAAGTTTCGTGTCGATGAAGCTATTGAAAAAGCATTTATAGCCAAAGGCTACACATTAATAGCCGAAGCTGAAAAAGCTGATTTTACTATTTCTTATACTGTGGGTAGCAGAGATAAAATTAAGGTGAGTAGCTATCCTTCTTCATACAATGCTAGTTTTGGTTGGGGACGACGTTATTATGGCGGTATGTTTGGCAGAAGCATAAGAGATGAAGTGACAGTTCGTCAATATACTGAAGGCAAGTTAGCAATAGATGTTTATGATGTTAAACTGCGTCAACCGGCATGGCATGGTTGGGCCACAAAACGTATCACTTCTAACGATGAAAACGGTACGTCAGGTATTGTTAAAGATGCTGTGAATGAAGTAGTTACACAATTTAATTAA
- a CDS encoding pyridoxal phosphate-dependent aminotransferase, whose product MKAIIKSSKLNNVCYEIRGQIAAEARRLEDEGHKILKLNIGNPAPFGFEAPEDILKDVIYNLPSSQGYSESKGIYSARVAVMQYFQQQGIKDVRVDDIFIGNGVSELIVMAMQGLLNNGDEVLIPAPDYPLWTAAVALSGGTPKHYICDDENFWYPDIEDMESKITDKTKAIVLINPNNPTGSVYPEEVLQGIIALARKHSLIIFSDEIYDKILYDQAKHIPTASLAQDVLIITMGGLSKNYRIAGFRAGWMVVSGPKIHAEDYLEGLDILASMRLCANVPCQHAIQTALGGYQSINELITGDGRLLKQRNIAAKMINDIDGLSCHPAMGALYLFVKVDAEKFNITNDEKMILDLLKQEKILLVHGSAFNIEANNYFRLVFLPHVDELVPALIKLKNFFSTYQQV is encoded by the coding sequence ATGAAAGCTATTATCAAGTCATCTAAATTAAACAATGTTTGTTATGAAATTAGAGGGCAAATAGCAGCCGAAGCGCGTCGCTTAGAAGATGAAGGCCATAAAATTCTCAAATTGAATATTGGCAACCCTGCCCCATTTGGTTTTGAAGCCCCTGAAGATATATTAAAAGACGTTATCTACAATTTACCTAGCTCTCAAGGCTATAGTGAATCAAAAGGAATATACTCTGCTCGCGTTGCTGTTATGCAATATTTTCAACAGCAAGGTATTAAAGATGTCAGAGTAGATGATATTTTTATTGGCAATGGTGTTAGCGAACTTATTGTGATGGCTATGCAAGGCTTATTAAATAATGGCGATGAAGTATTAATTCCTGCTCCGGACTACCCATTATGGACAGCAGCAGTTGCTTTATCTGGCGGTACTCCTAAGCATTATATTTGTGATGATGAAAATTTTTGGTATCCGGATATCGAAGATATGGAGAGTAAAATCACAGATAAAACGAAAGCCATTGTCTTAATTAATCCTAATAATCCAACCGGCTCGGTCTACCCTGAAGAAGTACTTCAGGGAATTATAGCGCTTGCCAGAAAGCATAGTTTAATTATTTTTAGTGATGAAATTTACGATAAAATATTATACGACCAAGCTAAACATATTCCTACTGCATCGCTTGCGCAGGATGTACTGATCATCACCATGGGGGGGTTATCTAAAAATTACCGTATTGCTGGTTTTAGAGCCGGTTGGATGGTTGTTTCTGGTCCTAAAATACATGCTGAAGATTACCTGGAAGGCCTTGATATATTAGCGTCAATGCGATTATGCGCCAACGTGCCCTGCCAGCATGCTATTCAAACAGCTTTAGGTGGGTATCAAAGTATTAATGAGTTAATCACCGGTGATGGACGTTTATTAAAGCAACGTAATATTGCTGCAAAAATGATTAATGATATTGATGGTTTGTCATGCCATCCAGCGATGGGGGCTTTATATTTATTTGTAAAAGTAGATGCTGAGAAATTTAACATCACTAACGATGAAAAAATGATTTTAGATCTACTTAAGCAAGAAAAAATTCTACTCGTGCATGGCAGTGCTTTTAATATTGAAGCTAATAACTATTTCAGATTAGTATTTTTGCCACATGTAGATGAATTAGTACCTGCATTGATAAAACTTAAAAACTTCTTTTCAACTTATCAGCAAGTATAG
- the ilvN gene encoding acetolactate synthase small subunit has product MRHILAILLENEAGALSRIVGLFSQRAFNIESLTVAPTDDNSLSRITISTIGDDKVLEQIVKQVNKLVDVIKVSELTDRKHVERELLLVKVAALNDKSRTEVKRVTDIFRGSIIDIGKQVYTIELTGNSDKLNAFIEVLSNETEIIESARSGCVGMARGDKSLRV; this is encoded by the coding sequence ATGCGACATATTTTAGCGATCCTACTGGAAAATGAAGCTGGTGCTTTATCACGTATCGTTGGTCTTTTTTCTCAACGAGCATTTAATATAGAAAGCTTAACTGTTGCTCCAACGGATGATAACAGCTTATCTCGAATCACAATTTCAACCATAGGCGATGACAAAGTTTTAGAGCAAATTGTAAAGCAAGTAAATAAGCTAGTTGACGTTATTAAAGTGTCTGAACTAACAGATAGAAAACATGTTGAACGAGAGTTACTGCTCGTTAAAGTTGCCGCTTTAAATGACAAGTCTCGTACTGAAGTTAAGCGAGTAACAGATATTTTTCGTGGCTCTATTATTGATATTGGCAAACAAGTTTATACGATAGAATTAACCGGTAACAGTGATAAGCTTAACGCCTTTATTGAAGTGTTAAGTAATGAAACAGAAATAATAGAATCGGCTCGTTCAGGTTGCGTTGGCATGGCACGTGGCGATAAGTCTTTACGAGTATAA
- the yfbR gene encoding 5'-deoxynucleotidase gives MFHHKKGSFSAWMLRLRKIIRWPLMTSREPETCAQHSFEVALISHQIALIGKIKFNRTYDPSAIALAALYHEASESGGVGDIPSPLKYYNPELTKQIKKIESEVEHSMVYQGLPDYLHEAMAPLVIQANVDKQTKAIVKSADDLAAYHYSLSEVNVGNREFIDAAKLLEGRVSKHCEQWPEVNEYFLSQFPACMQTLDELSRPD, from the coding sequence ATGTTTCATCATAAAAAAGGTAGTTTTAGCGCATGGATGTTAAGATTAAGAAAGATAATACGCTGGCCATTAATGACTTCAAGAGAGCCCGAAACCTGTGCACAGCACTCATTTGAAGTTGCGTTAATTAGTCATCAAATTGCCTTGATTGGCAAAATAAAATTTAATCGGACTTACGATCCTTCTGCAATAGCTTTAGCCGCTTTGTATCATGAAGCCAGTGAATCTGGAGGCGTGGGTGATATTCCTAGTCCATTGAAATATTATAATCCTGAATTAACGAAACAAATCAAGAAAATAGAAAGTGAAGTAGAGCACTCTATGGTGTACCAAGGGCTGCCTGACTATTTACACGAAGCTATGGCGCCGTTAGTGATTCAAGCAAATGTAGATAAGCAGACCAAAGCTATCGTTAAATCAGCAGATGATTTAGCCGCATATCATTACAGTCTATCAGAAGTAAATGTTGGTAACAGAGAATTTATAGACGCGGCTAAATTGTTAGAAGGTAGAGTAAGTAAACATTGTGAGCAATGGCCAGAAGTTAATGAATACTTCCTGTCTCAATTCCCTGCTTGTATGCAAACATTAGACGAGCTTTCTCGTCCAGATTAA
- a CDS encoding AraC family transcriptional regulator: MSIYAINLKPMHTSQQISRINDVLYFIHQDISKSLLAKDLAAIAAYSEQHFHRLFKTIVGEPVHHYIRRIRIEFAANQLMFDATTSVLNIAIKSGYSSLSSFGRAFKTIFNMSPGEWRNKDRQHQDKPFLADEEVAKYYQQLSTMTVPKCELVQLPQRYVAYVRHQGYDRSIANAWQKLNAWASIQQRDFSHQYGLHHSNPAWVALDKCRYVACLAIDRPIQRRGLINSMTIPGGLHAVFKLQGKYGELLPQLSNILEYWLPSSGFKMLSTPAYVHYRKNHFLSEDEKFDLDFCLPISLGYDVA; the protein is encoded by the coding sequence ATGTCTATTTATGCTATAAATTTAAAACCAATGCACACTAGCCAACAAATATCACGTATTAACGACGTATTATATTTTATTCATCAAGATATAAGTAAGTCGTTATTGGCAAAAGATCTAGCCGCGATTGCTGCCTACTCAGAGCAACATTTTCATCGGCTATTCAAAACTATTGTCGGCGAGCCTGTTCATCATTATATTCGCAGGATTAGAATAGAGTTCGCAGCGAACCAATTAATGTTCGACGCAACAACTTCTGTATTAAACATCGCTATAAAATCTGGATATTCATCATTATCATCATTTGGCCGTGCCTTTAAAACAATATTCAACATGTCACCAGGTGAATGGCGTAATAAAGATCGCCAGCATCAAGATAAACCTTTTTTGGCTGATGAGGAGGTTGCCAAATACTATCAACAACTGAGCACAATGACAGTGCCAAAGTGTGAGTTAGTACAGCTTCCTCAAAGGTATGTCGCTTATGTACGTCATCAAGGATATGATCGCTCTATAGCCAATGCTTGGCAAAAGCTAAATGCATGGGCGAGTATTCAACAACGTGACTTTTCGCATCAATACGGTTTACATCATTCAAACCCTGCCTGGGTAGCACTTGATAAATGCCGTTATGTTGCATGTTTAGCTATTGACCGACCAATTCAACGTAGAGGGTTAATCAATAGCATGACAATTCCTGGAGGCTTACATGCCGTATTTAAGTTACAGGGAAAATATGGCGAGTTATTACCACAGCTGAGTAATATTTTAGAATATTGGCTGCCCTCTTCAGGCTTCAAAATGTTATCAACACCGGCTTACGTGCATTATCGAAAGAATCACTTTTTATCAGAAGATGAAAAATTTGACTTAGATTTTTGCTTACCTATTTCGCTAGGTTATGACGTAGCCTAA
- a CDS encoding aminotransferase-like domain-containing protein produces MKLAKSLQNIQPSYIREILAAASAPGVISLAGGLPANEKFPLALMTNSLMNLPNRAELFQYGNTAGYAPLLTHLKERYQLPHSHEGIVCTGSQQGLDLIARAFLNPNDIIVMEAPSYLGAIQVFGLTQANIKSVSQRSDGPDLDELENCFSTNDVTLFYAVPDFHNPTGVCWSLTVRQKVAALCNKYKVAFIEDVPYRELRFKGEALPLVSSFCPDNSLVLRSYSKIATPGIRLGLVTGRADWINTLNIVKQASDLHSSIPMQAVLLDLLEHDGFEQHLEELRQLYSVRYKALFQNVSLHLESYCHANEVDGGMFIWLSLPECDVDALAKSALEHGVAVVPSSVFYHDRTSVTPALRLNFTNASVEELAIAVERLAVVIKQYCD; encoded by the coding sequence ATGAAATTAGCAAAATCGTTACAAAATATTCAACCTTCTTATATCCGTGAAATATTAGCAGCAGCAAGTGCGCCAGGTGTTATATCTTTGGCTGGGGGGTTACCTGCAAATGAGAAATTCCCATTAGCATTAATGACTAATTCATTAATGAACTTACCGAATAGGGCTGAGTTATTTCAATATGGTAATACGGCTGGGTATGCTCCATTACTTACACATTTAAAAGAACGCTATCAATTACCTCATTCGCACGAAGGTATCGTTTGTACAGGATCACAGCAGGGGTTAGATCTTATTGCGCGAGCATTTCTTAATCCTAACGATATTATAGTCATGGAAGCTCCGAGCTATTTAGGTGCTATTCAAGTCTTTGGACTGACGCAAGCTAACATTAAGAGCGTTTCACAACGATCTGATGGCCCTGATTTAGATGAATTAGAAAATTGTTTTTCAACTAATGATGTTACTCTTTTTTATGCAGTACCTGACTTTCATAATCCAACGGGTGTGTGTTGGTCTTTAACCGTGCGCCAAAAAGTTGCAGCTTTGTGTAATAAATATAAGGTGGCTTTTATTGAAGATGTACCTTATAGAGAGCTTCGTTTTAAGGGGGAGGCTTTACCGTTAGTATCAAGTTTTTGTCCTGATAATTCATTGGTATTACGCTCATACTCTAAAATAGCAACACCAGGTATTAGGTTAGGATTAGTTACTGGTAGAGCTGATTGGATAAATACATTGAATATTGTTAAACAAGCATCTGATCTGCATTCAAGTATTCCAATGCAAGCAGTATTGTTAGACTTGTTAGAGCATGATGGATTTGAACAGCATTTAGAAGAGTTAAGACAGCTTTACTCTGTACGTTACAAAGCGCTGTTTCAAAATGTATCATTACATTTAGAATCCTATTGTCATGCAAATGAAGTTGATGGTGGGATGTTTATATGGCTTTCATTACCTGAATGTGATGTTGACGCTTTAGCTAAGTCGGCGTTGGAGCATGGTGTAGCTGTAGTACCAAGCTCTGTTTTTTATCATGATAGAACATCTGTGACACCCGCTTTACGATTAAACTTTACTAACGCGAGTGTAGAAGAGTTAGCGATAGCCGTTGAGCGATTAGCTGTAGTGATAAAACAGTATTGTGATTAG
- a CDS encoding HD domain-containing phosphohydrolase has translation MNDFIFKEESEENSGLSTKKCNKKWRILVVDDDDSVHQVTKLVLNDVEIEGRPLEIVSVFSMIEAKEQLLRDDDFCMAFVDVVMETDYAGLELVQWIRKELKNQAIRLVLRTGQAGTAPEAKVIKEYDINDYKEKTDFTSNKMITTVYASIRAYRDITTIQRSLDAFKKLLEATHDLLKKDQLKSFGSAALSHLLSLMDVDSSALYIARTQIDFDMQSSSLILACTGKYVSKSDSLESSDISEGVKEKIKKVFKDKKHFSNENCFVGYYQSPGNAASVLYIEFENDKEEHFNVSLAELFATNVALILENLTKQKEIEKSQQELLFIISEAVEARSKETGSHVKRVASLCELLAKKIGLEDSFVKALYLAAPLHDLGKIAVPEDLLQRTEKLTHEEWEVMKPQTQTQIGEGLLQQPTANVSKLASRLAHYHHENWDGSGYPDGLKGESIPIESRIMAIVDVFDALGSKRCYKEPWSDEKIKDFIMSEKNKKFDAALVDLIIENFDEFTALRAKFSNN, from the coding sequence ATGAATGATTTTATTTTTAAAGAAGAATCAGAAGAAAATAGCGGCTTAAGTACAAAAAAATGCAATAAAAAATGGCGCATTCTCGTTGTTGATGATGATGATTCAGTACACCAAGTTACTAAACTAGTTTTGAATGACGTTGAAATTGAAGGTCGTCCGTTAGAGATAGTCTCCGTCTTCTCTATGATTGAAGCTAAGGAGCAGTTATTAAGGGATGATGATTTTTGCATGGCATTTGTTGATGTTGTGATGGAAACCGATTATGCCGGTTTAGAGTTAGTACAATGGATACGAAAAGAGTTAAAGAATCAGGCTATTCGCTTAGTACTTAGAACGGGACAGGCAGGAACTGCGCCAGAAGCAAAAGTCATTAAAGAGTATGATATTAATGATTATAAAGAAAAGACAGATTTCACATCTAATAAAATGATCACCACAGTGTACGCTAGTATTAGAGCATATCGAGATATTACAACTATTCAGCGTAGTTTAGATGCTTTTAAAAAGTTACTTGAAGCGACTCATGATTTACTTAAGAAAGATCAATTAAAATCTTTTGGCTCTGCTGCTTTAAGTCATTTATTATCATTAATGGATGTAGATAGTTCAGCATTATATATTGCTCGTACTCAAATTGATTTTGACATGCAATCATCTAGTTTAATACTTGCTTGTACTGGTAAGTATGTCAGTAAGTCTGACTCTTTAGAATCATCAGATATATCAGAGGGTGTAAAAGAAAAAATTAAAAAAGTATTTAAAGACAAAAAACATTTCAGTAATGAAAACTGTTTCGTTGGCTATTATCAGTCGCCAGGAAATGCTGCCTCTGTTTTGTATATCGAGTTTGAAAATGACAAGGAAGAGCATTTTAATGTTAGTTTGGCAGAATTATTTGCTACCAATGTAGCGCTAATTTTAGAAAACTTGACCAAACAAAAAGAAATAGAAAAATCACAACAAGAGTTACTTTTTATTATTAGTGAAGCGGTTGAAGCGCGAAGTAAAGAAACAGGATCTCATGTAAAGCGCGTTGCTTCGCTTTGTGAATTATTAGCAAAAAAAATAGGGTTAGAAGACTCTTTTGTTAAGGCATTGTATTTAGCCGCTCCGTTACATGATTTAGGAAAAATTGCAGTACCAGAAGATTTATTACAGAGAACTGAAAAATTAACACATGAGGAGTGGGAGGTTATGAAACCCCAAACACAAACTCAAATAGGTGAAGGTCTTTTACAACAGCCTACTGCAAATGTGTCTAAATTAGCATCGAGACTAGCGCATTACCATCATGAGAATTGGGATGGGTCTGGTTACCCTGATGGACTAAAAGGGGAGAGTATTCCTATAGAATCAAGAATTATGGCTATTGTTGATGTATTTGATGCGTTAGGCTCTAAACGATGTTACAAAGAGCCATGGTCAGACGAAAAAATAAAAGACTTTATTATGTCAGAAAAAAATAAAAAGTTTGATGCCGCGTTGGTTGATTTAATCATTGAAAATTTTGATGAATTCACTGCACTTAGAGCAAAATTCTCAAATAATTAG
- a CDS encoding LysE family translocator: MLDFTLVSLFIPTFFIVSITPGMCMTLAMVLGMSIGIRKTLWMMWGELIGVAIVAISSVIGVSAIMLEFPEIFDILKFIGAGYLFYIGINMWRSKGKLAISITNNSTVNTNKGSLFYQGFITAIANPKGWAFMISLLPPFINTQYALAPQLSVLISIILISEFTCMMLYAAGGKTIGKVFTEQSNVKYLNRLSGTLMILVALWLATS; encoded by the coding sequence TTGTTAGACTTTACTTTAGTTAGCTTATTTATTCCGACCTTTTTTATTGTATCGATTACACCTGGTATGTGTATGACTTTGGCTATGGTGCTAGGGATGTCAATTGGTATAAGAAAAACTTTATGGATGATGTGGGGAGAGTTAATTGGCGTAGCCATTGTAGCTATATCATCGGTCATTGGTGTATCGGCTATTATGCTTGAATTTCCAGAGATATTTGATATTTTAAAATTTATTGGTGCGGGTTATTTGTTTTATATTGGCATAAACATGTGGCGCTCAAAAGGTAAATTAGCAATTTCAATCACTAATAATTCCACTGTTAATACCAATAAAGGCAGTTTATTTTATCAAGGATTTATTACGGCAATAGCTAATCCTAAAGGATGGGCATTTATGATTTCTTTATTGCCGCCTTTTATTAATACGCAATACGCACTTGCCCCTCAATTATCAGTGTTAATTAGCATTATATTAATATCAGAGTTTACGTGCATGATGTTATATGCAGCAGGAGGAAAAACCATAGGCAAGGTATTCACTGAGCAAAGTAATGTGAAATATTTGAACAGGCTATCGGGTACTTTAATGATCCTTGTCGCTTTATGGCTAGCAACAAGTTAA
- a CDS encoding acetolactate synthase 3 large subunit, with the protein MTTELFTGAEMVVKALSALKVKYIFGYPGGSVLDLYDAIFQQDEIEHILVRHEQAATHMADGYTRATGEVGVVLATSGPGATNCVTGIATAYMDSIPMVVLAGQVPTTLIGNDAFQETDIVGCTRPIIKHSFNCRDLADIPNVIAKAFYIASTGRPGPVVVELPKDLLIPQNKAPFTIETNPTIRSYNPNIKGHPKQIRKAAKAINEAKKLVVYSGGGIVIANASELLTKLVETLKAPITNTLMGLGGISGTHENFIGMLGMHGSLEANKAMANADVILALGVRFDDRVTNNVEKFCPNANIIHVDIDPTSISKTINAHIPVVGLVDIVMQQLLDELSAINYTPDEAALKDWWEQVNVWRDVKSVSYKQAEGEKIKPQRVIEAMYRITEGQAYVASDVGQHQMFAAQYYPFDKPRQWINSGGAGTMGFGLPAAMGAKLAFPDKHVICITGDGSIQMNIQELSTCKQYNLPVVIITLNNRSLGMVRQWQDMVYDGRHASSYMESLPDFIKVAEAYGHVGIKIDTLDELEPKLKEAFSIKNQLVFVDVLVDEKEHVYPMHIRQGGIDDMWISKGVKA; encoded by the coding sequence ATGACAACAGAACTTTTTACTGGTGCAGAAATGGTAGTAAAAGCATTATCCGCACTTAAGGTTAAATATATTTTTGGCTACCCTGGAGGTTCAGTTTTAGATCTTTATGATGCTATTTTCCAACAAGATGAAATTGAACACATTTTAGTACGCCATGAGCAAGCAGCTACTCATATGGCTGATGGTTATACTAGAGCTACTGGTGAAGTTGGTGTTGTTCTAGCAACCTCTGGTCCTGGCGCGACAAACTGTGTTACAGGAATAGCGACAGCTTACATGGATTCTATTCCAATGGTGGTATTGGCTGGTCAAGTGCCAACAACCTTAATTGGTAATGATGCATTTCAAGAAACTGATATTGTGGGTTGTACACGCCCTATTATTAAACATAGCTTCAATTGTCGCGATTTAGCAGATATCCCTAACGTGATTGCTAAAGCATTCTACATTGCTAGTACAGGTAGACCCGGCCCAGTTGTGGTTGAATTACCAAAAGACTTACTTATACCACAAAATAAAGCGCCCTTTACTATTGAAACTAACCCGACAATACGCTCTTATAATCCAAATATTAAAGGTCATCCAAAACAAATTCGTAAAGCCGCAAAAGCAATCAATGAAGCGAAAAAGTTAGTGGTTTATTCTGGTGGCGGTATTGTTATCGCAAATGCTTCAGAGCTATTAACTAAATTAGTTGAAACATTAAAAGCTCCTATCACTAATACCTTAATGGGTCTTGGCGGTATATCAGGAACCCATGAAAACTTTATTGGTATGCTAGGTATGCATGGTAGCTTAGAGGCAAATAAAGCAATGGCTAATGCTGATGTTATTCTTGCACTTGGGGTTCGCTTTGACGATAGAGTAACGAATAATGTTGAAAAATTCTGTCCTAATGCAAATATTATTCATGTAGATATTGATCCAACGTCAATATCAAAAACTATCAACGCACATATCCCTGTCGTTGGCTTAGTTGACATTGTAATGCAGCAATTACTTGATGAACTTAGCGCAATTAATTACACACCTGATGAAGCAGCATTAAAAGATTGGTGGGAACAAGTCAACGTATGGCGCGATGTAAAAAGTGTGAGCTATAAACAAGCAGAAGGTGAAAAAATAAAACCTCAACGTGTAATAGAAGCCATGTATCGAATTACCGAGGGGCAAGCTTACGTTGCATCAGATGTAGGGCAGCATCAAATGTTTGCAGCCCAATACTATCCGTTTGATAAACCTCGCCAATGGATAAATTCAGGTGGCGCAGGTACTATGGGGTTTGGCCTACCCGCAGCTATGGGCGCCAAACTTGCCTTTCCAGATAAACATGTTATTTGCATTACCGGTGACGGGTCAATTCAAATGAATATCCAAGAATTATCTACCTGTAAACAGTACAACCTTCCGGTAGTAATAATTACGTTGAATAACCGTTCTCTTGGTATGGTACGTCAATGGCAAGATATGGTTTACGATGGCAGACACGCCTCATCTTACATGGAGTCACTTCCTGATTTCATTAAAGTGGCAGAGGCTTACGGCCATGTAGGTATTAAAATTGATACTTTAGATGAATTAGAGCCAAAATTAAAAGAAGCTTTTAGTATTAAAAATCAATTAGTATTTGTCGACGTATTAGTTGACGAAAAAGAACATGTTTATCCTATGCATATTCGCCAAGGCGGTATTGATGACATGTGGATATCTAAAGGAGTTAAAGCCTAA